GGCAATGCACCATTCACCAAATAAATTTTGCGTCCCCTGCCCCAATAGCGCTTCAGCCGTCGCAAACAGTTTTGCCGCGCTGGCTTTTCCAGCCTCGCTTAGCGGCGCTTTTTTCGCCCCGGCAAACACTACGTCGGTAGGCCGTTCTTCGCGAAGCGGCAGTAAATCGCTGCGTAGCCACGCCTGAATCTGTCGCGCGCGGGCGCGTTTTTGTAAATCGTGCGGGTAGATACGCTCCCACTGCGGCGGCGCGAAACGCTCCTCCAGGTATTCCGCAATAGCGGACGACTCGCTCAGCTCAAAATTGTCGGCCTCAAGCACCGGTACGCGCTGCGTCAGCGCATATCCTCGCCAGCCAGGTTGCAGATGTTCTCCCTGGTCCAGATCGCGAGTTTTCAGAGTAAAGGAAAGCCCTTTTTCTTGTAATGCCACCCAGGCGGACAAGACGTAGGGAGAGAAAAAGTTCGCATCCGACCACAGCACAATAACAGGCTTACTCATAATGTCCTCTTGAGGGCGTATTAGGTTTCTTCCCAAAATATAGCGTCTTTCGCCTGCTGTCACCTGATGAAAACTCACACACATCAGGAGGCTTTCTATACTTAATTCAGCCCAGACTCTTTACGCACATGCAGGAGCCAAAATGATTGACCTTTACTACGCCCCCACGCCCAACGGGCATAAAATAACGCTGTTTCTGGAAGAGGCGGAGCTGGCGTATCGTTTGCTAAAAGTAGATATCAGCAAGGGCAATCAGTTTCGCCCTGATTTTTTGGCTATCTCTCCCAATAATAAAATTCCTGCCATCGTCGATCACGCCCCGGCAGACGGCGGTCAACCGCTTAGTCTTTTTGAATCCGGCGAAATTCTTCTCTACCTGGCGGAAAAAAGCGGCAAACTGCTT
This DNA window, taken from Salmonella enterica subsp. enterica serovar Typhimurium str. LT2, encodes the following:
- the yfcF gene encoding putative glutathione-S-transferase (similar to E. coli orf, hypothetical protein (AAC75361.1); Blastp hit to AAC75361.1 (214 aa), 80% identity in aa 1 - 214), producing MSKPVIVLWSDANFFSPYVLSAWVALQEKGLSFTLKTRDLDQGEHLQPGWRGYALTQRVPVLEADNFELSESSAIAEYLEERFAPPQWERIYPHDLQKRARARQIQAWLRSDLLPLREERPTDVVFAGAKKAPLSEAGKASAAKLFATAEALLGQGTQNLFGEWCIADTDLALMINRLALHGDDVPASLAAYATFQWQRASVQRFIALSSKRSG